The Nitrospirota bacterium genome contains a region encoding:
- a CDS encoding type II toxin-antitoxin system Phd/YefM family antitoxin encodes MRAVGLKVLKNRLSEYVRLAAGGEEILVTDRDRVVAELVPPRPGRSELLTDALLADAVRKGWLTAPTLVAEGPPPRAPVAPLRELLDELAEDRRDR; translated from the coding sequence ATGCGTGCCGTCGGGCTCAAGGTCCTCAAAAATCGACTGAGCGAATACGTCCGTCTGGCGGCTGGTGGTGAAGAGATCCTCGTGACCGATCGGGATCGCGTGGTCGCAGAGTTGGTCCCGCCGCGACCCGGCAGAAGCGAGTTACTCACCGACGCCCTGTTGGCCGACGCCGTACGAAAGGGATGGTTGACGGCGCCGACGCTGGTCGCGGAAGGCCCCCCGCCTCGGGCGCCCGTGGCGCCGCTTCGCGAACTGCTCGACGAACTCGCGGAAGACCGCAGAGACCGTTGA
- a CDS encoding glycosyltransferase family 4 protein, with translation MRILIVSMSFPLPPKSGGRLRVFNLLKHLASRHRVTLLTLADSAEDVATHIPDLERLGARVIVVPWRPGPGALAGRVIRNAAWLGVLPLSVLNKRSPALAKALHELLQRESFDVVQIEWIQMAQHVHDSDWPLLARRGVLVEHDVAWLPLQRRVAVARGIGRWFWAREARLMRAYEEAVWRRFAAVVTMSDQDAQHVRPVTDRVNVVPNGVDVAHYAECVEAKRDDRTLLFVGWFRHDPNVDALRYFLESIYPRLAERHPDVTLRVVGSHLPRAVERLASRRPSVELSGYVEDVRPVLARAAVSVVPLRVGGGTRLKILESMAAGTPVVTTSIGCEGLDVEAGRHLLVEDSPEGFAGCVSDLLTDEGARRRLAREARSLVESQYDWSRSAQELERVYEAVSGSG, from the coding sequence ATGCGCATCCTGATCGTCTCCATGTCGTTCCCGCTGCCTCCCAAATCCGGGGGGCGGCTGCGCGTGTTCAACCTGCTCAAACACCTCGCTTCGCGCCATCGCGTCACGCTGCTCACGCTCGCGGACTCGGCCGAGGACGTGGCCACACATATCCCGGACCTGGAGCGGCTGGGCGCTCGGGTCATCGTGGTTCCGTGGCGCCCCGGACCCGGGGCCTTGGCTGGACGGGTCATCCGGAACGCCGCCTGGCTCGGGGTCCTGCCGCTCAGTGTGCTCAACAAGCGCAGCCCGGCGCTTGCCAAGGCGCTGCACGAGCTGCTGCAACGCGAGTCGTTCGACGTGGTGCAGATCGAGTGGATCCAGATGGCCCAACACGTCCACGACAGTGACTGGCCGCTGCTCGCGCGGCGGGGGGTGCTGGTCGAGCACGACGTGGCCTGGCTGCCGTTGCAGCGCCGGGTCGCTGTGGCACGGGGGATCGGGCGGTGGTTCTGGGCCCGCGAAGCGCGTTTGATGCGCGCCTATGAAGAGGCGGTGTGGCGGCGGTTTGCGGCTGTTGTGACCATGTCTGACCAAGACGCCCAACACGTGCGGCCGGTCACGGATCGGGTGAACGTGGTGCCCAACGGCGTGGACGTGGCGCACTACGCGGAGTGCGTGGAGGCGAAAAGGGACGACCGGACTCTGTTGTTCGTGGGCTGGTTTCGGCACGATCCCAACGTGGACGCGCTGCGGTATTTCTTGGAGTCAATCTACCCCCGCCTCGCCGAGCGCCATCCCGACGTCACATTGCGGGTCGTAGGCAGCCACCTGCCGCGCGCCGTCGAACGGTTGGCCTCGCGTCGGCCGTCGGTCGAGTTGTCCGGATACGTCGAGGACGTGCGACCGGTGCTGGCGCGGGCCGCGGTGAGCGTGGTCCCGCTGCGCGTGGGCGGAGGGACCCGGCTGAAGATCCTGGAGTCCATGGCCGCGGGCACGCCGGTCGTGACCACGTCGATCGGGTGTGAGGGGTTGGACGTGGAAGCGGGCCGACACCTGCTGGTGGAGGATTCACCGGAGGGGTTCGCCGGGTGCGTCTCGGACCTGCTAACCGACGAAGGCGCACGGCGACGCCTGGCGCGGGAGGCTCGATCACTGGTGGAGTCGCAGTACGACTGGTCACGGTCGGCTCAAGAATTGGAGCGAGTGTATGAGGCAGTGTCGGGGAGTGGTTAG
- a CDS encoding glycosyltransferase family 2 protein has translation MHDRDTRPGASLIIPVHNEAMNIADLVKRARAALAPDDEVLVVDDGSTDNSGQLARDAGARVVSHPYRMGNGAAIKTGIRQARGGVLVMMDGDGQHNPADIPRLLAQIGPYDMVVGARAGESQSDVHRWLGNRFYNVFASYLTGRKILDTTSGFRAIKAGLAKRFVYLLPNAFSYPTTLTMATIRAGHSVTFVPIVTARRKGESKLHPIRDGFRFLVIMFKISTLYSPIKVFLPVSAVFFLTGLCYYFYTFLEFRRFTNMSALLFINAVIIFLMGLVSEQIAQMRFEHSERMDQHDSEP, from the coding sequence ATGCACGATCGGGATACACGTCCGGGGGCGTCGCTCATCATCCCGGTGCACAACGAGGCGATGAACATCGCGGACCTGGTCAAGCGCGCCCGGGCCGCGCTCGCGCCCGACGATGAAGTCCTGGTGGTGGACGACGGCTCGACCGACAACAGCGGGCAGTTGGCGCGCGACGCCGGGGCACGAGTTGTCAGCCACCCCTACCGGATGGGCAACGGCGCCGCGATCAAGACGGGGATCCGTCAAGCCCGCGGCGGCGTCCTGGTGATGATGGACGGGGACGGCCAGCACAACCCCGCCGACATCCCGCGCCTGCTGGCCCAAATCGGGCCCTACGACATGGTGGTAGGCGCGCGCGCCGGCGAGTCCCAGAGCGACGTGCACCGCTGGCTCGGGAACCGATTCTACAACGTGTTCGCCTCCTACCTCACCGGCCGAAAGATTCTGGATACCACGTCGGGGTTCCGGGCGATCAAGGCGGGCTTGGCCAAGCGATTCGTGTATCTGTTGCCGAATGCGTTCTCGTATCCGACCACGCTGACCATGGCCACGATCCGCGCGGGTCACAGCGTCACGTTCGTGCCCATCGTGACCGCACGGCGCAAGGGCGAGAGCAAATTGCACCCCATCCGCGACGGATTCCGGTTTTTGGTCATCATGTTCAAGATCTCCACGCTCTATTCCCCGATCAAAGTGTTCCTGCCCGTCAGCGCCGTATTTTTCCTGACCGGCTTGTGTTATTACTTCTACACCTTCCTCGAATTCCGCCGCTTTACCAACATGTCCGCCCTGCTGTTCATCAACGCGGTGATCATCTTCCTGATGGGCCTGGTGTCGGAGCAGATCGCGCAGATGCGGTTTGAGCATAGCGAACGCATGGACCAGCACGACTCGGAACCGTGA
- a CDS encoding glycosyltransferase — protein sequence MTGDEGPAAAERWKAARGPLAWPWLGARWAWAWARLMFRFLIGPRTDIVIVGYPGHVDVLLASLLTRRPVVLNALLSLHDTVVNDRKLLAERSLGARILHALDRLACRVADLVLLDTQAHIDYFRAEFGLPAERFYRVWVGSVREGRLVAPRASGTPHRALFVGTFIPLHGVGAILDAATRLEQSDTRVTVRLIGRGQELAAIAERIRQSRLSGVELVDSWIRGEDYERELAEADICLGIFGATAKAQRVIPSKVYDALAAGRPIITADTPAIRELLTHGQDAWLCPAHDGAALAEAILTLARDETLRGCLARGARRTYETRCSPEVIGRDVVARLEGLVREKGVIR from the coding sequence ATGACGGGGGACGAGGGGCCGGCCGCAGCGGAGCGATGGAAGGCGGCGCGGGGTCCGCTGGCGTGGCCCTGGCTCGGGGCGCGGTGGGCCTGGGCGTGGGCGCGGTTGATGTTTCGGTTCCTGATCGGTCCTCGTACCGACATCGTTATCGTCGGGTATCCGGGCCATGTGGACGTGTTACTCGCGAGCCTCCTCACACGGCGGCCGGTGGTCCTCAACGCCCTCTTGTCTCTGCACGACACCGTGGTTAACGACCGCAAACTGCTCGCCGAACGGTCTCTCGGCGCCCGTATCCTGCACGCGCTGGACCGGCTCGCGTGCCGCGTCGCGGACCTCGTGCTGTTGGATACCCAGGCGCACATCGACTACTTCCGCGCGGAGTTCGGGTTGCCCGCGGAGCGGTTTTATCGGGTGTGGGTCGGGTCCGTGCGCGAGGGGCGACTGGTCGCCCCTCGCGCGTCCGGGACGCCGCATCGCGCATTGTTCGTCGGGACCTTCATTCCGCTCCACGGCGTCGGAGCGATCCTCGATGCCGCGACGCGGCTCGAACAATCCGACACGCGAGTCACGGTTCGTTTGATCGGGCGCGGGCAGGAGCTTGCGGCCATCGCGGAGCGGATCCGGCAATCACGCCTCTCCGGCGTCGAGCTGGTCGATAGCTGGATCAGAGGGGAGGATTACGAGCGAGAGCTGGCCGAGGCCGATATATGCCTGGGCATCTTCGGCGCCACGGCCAAGGCGCAACGCGTGATCCCCTCCAAGGTCTACGACGCGCTGGCCGCGGGCCGCCCCATCATTACCGCCGACACCCCGGCGATCCGCGAGCTGCTGACCCACGGCCAGGATGCGTGGCTGTGCCCGGCCCACGACGGCGCCGCGCTGGCCGAGGCTATTCTCACATTGGCCCGAGACGAAACGCTTCGCGGGTGTCTGGCCCGCGGTGCGCGCCGCACCTACGAGACGCGGTGTTCGCCGGAGGTGATTGGGAGGGACGTGGTGGCGAGATTGGAAGGGCTGGTTAGGGAAAAAGGCGTTATCCGATGA
- the bcp gene encoding thioredoxin-dependent thiol peroxidase, producing the protein MGTRTDQPLKEGDSAPEFSLPASTGKTISLKEFRGKQAVVLYFYPKDDTPGCTVEACGFRDTSKDYEKAGAAILGVSLDNLNSHRKFSDKFSLSFPLLSDETQTASKAYGVYKLKQMYGKEYWGIERTTFLIDKQGKIAKIYPKVKVDDHHNQVLKDVKALK; encoded by the coding sequence ATGGGGACACGGACCGACCAGCCGCTCAAAGAGGGTGATTCCGCTCCGGAGTTTTCGCTTCCGGCCAGCACCGGCAAGACGATCTCGCTCAAGGAGTTCCGGGGGAAACAGGCGGTGGTGCTCTATTTTTACCCCAAAGACGACACGCCGGGATGCACGGTCGAGGCGTGCGGGTTCCGGGATACCTCGAAGGACTATGAAAAAGCGGGCGCGGCGATTCTCGGCGTGAGCCTCGACAACCTGAACTCACACCGAAAGTTCAGCGACAAGTTCTCCCTGTCGTTCCCCTTGCTGAGCGATGAGACCCAAACCGCCTCCAAAGCGTACGGCGTGTACAAGCTCAAACAGATGTACGGCAAGGAATACTGGGGCATCGAGCGCACCACGTTCCTGATCGACAAACAGGGCAAGATCGCCAAGATCTACCCCAAGGTCAAAGTCGACGATCACCACAATCAGGTGCTGAAGGACGTCAAGGCGTTGAAGTAG